The DNA sequence TGCTCGGCGGCCTCCTGATCGGCGTCTCGGGGTTCCGGCTGGTGGACCCGTCGATCGACGACTTCCAGCTCCTGGCCTCCATCGGGTTCGGGCTGACGATGGTCGTCGTCGGCTCGCACGTGCCGGTGCGCGACGCCGTCGTCCGTGCGGCGCTCGCCCGCGGCGCGCTCGGCGCGGGACTGGTGGGCGCGGCCTCCGCGGTGCTGGCGGCCGGGCTCGCGGCCGTCGCGCACTCGGGGAACGGCCTGCTCTACGGCGTCCTGCTCGCGTCATCGTCGGCGGCGCTCGTGCTGCCGATGCTCCAGTCCGTGAACGTGGACAAGCGCTCCGCGGCGCAGCTCGTCGCGCAGATCGCCGTCGCGGACGTCGTCTGCGTCGTCCTGCTGCCGCTCGTCGTCGTGCCGGGGAGGGCGCTCACTGCCGGGATCGGTCTGCTGGTGATCGCCGCGCTCGCCGTCGGGCTGTGGTTCGGGCTGACCCGCTGGGTCCGTTCCGACCGGCGCCGGGTGCTGCACGCCTACTCGGAACGGCGCCGGTTCGCGCTCGAGCTGCGGCTCAGCCTCCTGGTGCTGTTCGCGTTCGCGGCGATCGCGCAGTTCGCGCAGCTGTCGATCATGATCGCGGGCTTCGCGCTGGGACTCGTGCTGTCGGCCGTCGGCGAGCCGCACCGGCTGGCGCGGCAGCTGTTCGGGATGACGGAGGGCTTCTTCGGGCCGCTGTTCTTCGTCTGGCTGGGCGCCTCACTCGACCTGCGGGCGCTGGTGGCGCATCCGGCGATGATCCTGCTCGGCGTCGCGCTCGGCGTCGGGGCGGTCGTGGCGCACCTCGCCTCCCGGATCGCCGGCCTCCCGTGGGCGCAGGCGGTCGCCTCGGCCGGCCAGCTCGGAGTGCCGGTCGCGGCCGTGACGCTCGGCCTCCAGACGCACACGCTCGCGGCGGGGGAGGGCGGGGCGATCCTGCTCGGGGCGCTGATCAGCCTGGCGACGTCGGCGGTGTCGGTCGCTGCGGTGGCGCGGCGGGCGAAAGGGAGCGTCGGCGCTACGCCAGCGTCATGAACAGCTTCTCGAGCTCCTCGACGGTCATCGGGTCGGTCGTGTCGTCAGGGTCGTTGAGGCACTTCTCCATCGCGGTGGCGATGATCTGGAAGCCGGCCTTGTCGAGTGCGCTGGAGACCGCAGCGAGCTGGATGACGACGTCGCGGCACTTCCCGCCGTTCTCGACCGCGGCGATCACGGCGTTCAGCTGACCCTGCGCGCGGCGCAGACGGTTCAGCACGGGCTTGACGTCGGCGGGGGTGCGGTCCACGGTCAGCTCCGTCCGAACAGACGGCCGAGGAAGCCGGCGCCGGGCGAGCCGGCGGACGCGGGCTGCTCGGCGTGGCCGTCGCACCACTGGGCGGCCGGGACGTTCCTGCGCACGTCGGCGACGTGCTGGCCGCAGCCGTTCCAGGTCGTCTTGCCGCAGGTGGAGCAGGCGACGGGATAACACATGGGCGGTCCTCTCTGGGATGGTTCCCGGGGGATTCGGGATACCCCCGGAGGTATAGTACGATACCGGCGGGGGTATACGCAATCCGCTCCCCGGACCCCGCACGGAAGAAGGACCATCCCAGTGAGAACGATCATCGTCGGCGGCGTCGCCGGAGGCATGTCGGCGGCGACCCGGCTGCGCCGGCTGGACGAGTCGCGCGACATCGTCGTGTTCGAGCGCGGCCCCTACGTCTCCTACGCGAACTGCGGCCTCCCGTACTTCGTCGGCGGCGTCATCCGCGACCGCTCGGCGCTGCTGCTGCAGACGCCGCAGTCGCTGGCGTCGCGGTTCCGGCTGGATGTCCGCACCGGTCACGAGGTGCTCGCCGTCGACGCGGCAGAGCGCACGGTCACGGTGCTCGACCTGGCGAGCGGCGAGACGGCGACCGAGGGCTACGACGAACTGATCCTCGCCGTCGGAGCCTCCGCATGGGAGGCCGCAGGGCATCCCGGAATCCCCACGCACACGCTGCGCACCGTGGAGGACGTGGACGCGATCGGCGCGCTGGTGGACGCGGCGGCGGACCACCCCGCCGCGCTGGTGGTCGGCGGCGGGTTCATCGGGCTGGAGGCGGTGGAGAACCTGGTGCGGCGCGGCATCCACGTCACCCTCGTCCAGCGCGGCCCGCACCTCCTGAGCCCGCTCGACCCGGAGATGGCGGCGCCGCTGGAGGCGCAGCTGCGCAGCCACGGCGTCGACGTGCGCACCGCGGTCACGATCGACGCGGTGGAGGACGGCGTCGTCGTGCTCTCCGACGGCGGCGCGCTCCGACCCGACTTCATCGTGGACGCCTCCGGCGTGGTGCCGAGCGTCGACCTCGCGCGCACCGCGGGGCTGGCGCTCGGCGCGACCGGCGGGATCGCCGTCGACGCGCACAACCGCACCAGCGACGCGCACATCTACGCCGTCGGCGATGGAGTCGAGAAGGTCGACGCCCTCTCCGGCGACGCGGCCCTGGTCACCATGGCCGGCCTCGCCAACCGGCACGGCCGGTCGGTCGCGGACGTGATCGCCGGCCACGACGAGCGCAACACCCCGGCACTCGGCACTGCGATCGTGAAGGTGTTCGAGACCGTCGCCGCGAAGGTCGGCTGGAGCGAACGGCAGCTGACGGCGGCGGACCGAGAGCACCGCGTCATCCACACCCACCCGACGTCGCACGCGACGTACTACCCGGGGGCACAGCCGATGTCGATGAAGCTCCTGGTCGACCCCGCGACCGACGCCATCCTCGGCGCGCAGGTCGTCGGCGGGGAGGGTGTGGACAAGCGCATCGATGTCATCGCGGTGGCGATGGCGGGCGGCATCACGGCCTCCGGCCTCGCCCGCCTCGAACTCGCTTACGCCCCGCAGTTCGGCTCGGCGAAGGACCCGGTCAACCAGCTCGGCTACGTGGCCGACAACCTCCGCACCGGCGCGACCCGCGCGGTCCAATGGCACGAACTCGACGCGCTGCTCGCGGCCGGTGCGACGCTGGTGGATGTCCGCACCGCGGGTGAGCATGCCACGGGTGCGATCCCCGGCGCGGTCAACATCCCGGTCGACGACCTCCGCGAGCGGCTCGGCGAGCTGCCGGACGGCCCGGTCGTCGTGCACTGCCAGGTGGGGCAGCGCGGGCACACCGCGGCGCGCATCCTCGCCCAGCACGGGCGGGATGCGGTGAACCTGGACGGCGGGTACCGGACGTGGGTCGCAGGGGCTGCGACGCGGGTGCGGGAGGCCGTCGCCGCCTAGGTCAACCGAAAGCCGATCGTCAGGGTCTACCCATGTGACGTAAGAATCCGTCAAGAATTCGCCGGGATGGTGGAGGTGTATCGACCCGGAAGAAGGAGGCGACGGATGGCGACCTGGACGCGAGGCAAGCGAATCGTCGGAGTGCTGACGACCGTGATCGGCGTCGGCAGCGTGACCGCGGCGGGAGCCGTCGGCACTGTGCTGTTCGACACGACCCCCACCAAGCACGCCGCTGCGGTGACGGTGCGCACCCCCGCGGCGACACCGACCGCGACTCCCACCCCGACAGCCGGCCCCCGCTCCGGCCCCGGCCGCTCCGTAGCGACGCCGTCGGCGACCCCGACCGCTGCTCCGACCGCGGCGGCGCCCGCTGCCCCGGCCCCCGCCCCA is a window from the Leifsonia shinshuensis genome containing:
- a CDS encoding cation:proton antiporter yields the protein MSFALLALVVAVGLLGPLAAARSIWRVPVVAGELLGGLLIGVSGFRLVDPSIDDFQLLASIGFGLTMVVVGSHVPVRDAVVRAALARGALGAGLVGAASAVLAAGLAAVAHSGNGLLYGVLLASSSAALVLPMLQSVNVDKRSAAQLVAQIAVADVVCVVLLPLVVVPGRALTAGIGLLVIAALAVGLWFGLTRWVRSDRRRVLHAYSERRRFALELRLSLLVLFAFAAIAQFAQLSIMIAGFALGLVLSAVGEPHRLARQLFGMTEGFFGPLFFVWLGASLDLRALVAHPAMILLGVALGVGAVVAHLASRIAGLPWAQAVASAGQLGVPVAAVTLGLQTHTLAAGEGGAILLGALISLATSAVSVAAVARRAKGSVGATPAS
- a CDS encoding metal-sensitive transcriptional regulator; amino-acid sequence: MDRTPADVKPVLNRLRRAQGQLNAVIAAVENGGKCRDVVIQLAAVSSALDKAGFQIIATAMEKCLNDPDDTTDPMTVEELEKLFMTLA
- a CDS encoding FAD-dependent oxidoreductase — protein: MRTIIVGGVAGGMSAATRLRRLDESRDIVVFERGPYVSYANCGLPYFVGGVIRDRSALLLQTPQSLASRFRLDVRTGHEVLAVDAAERTVTVLDLASGETATEGYDELILAVGASAWEAAGHPGIPTHTLRTVEDVDAIGALVDAAADHPAALVVGGGFIGLEAVENLVRRGIHVTLVQRGPHLLSPLDPEMAAPLEAQLRSHGVDVRTAVTIDAVEDGVVVLSDGGALRPDFIVDASGVVPSVDLARTAGLALGATGGIAVDAHNRTSDAHIYAVGDGVEKVDALSGDAALVTMAGLANRHGRSVADVIAGHDERNTPALGTAIVKVFETVAAKVGWSERQLTAADREHRVIHTHPTSHATYYPGAQPMSMKLLVDPATDAILGAQVVGGEGVDKRIDVIAVAMAGGITASGLARLELAYAPQFGSAKDPVNQLGYVADNLRTGATRAVQWHELDALLAAGATLVDVRTAGEHATGAIPGAVNIPVDDLRERLGELPDGPVVVHCQVGQRGHTAARILAQHGRDAVNLDGGYRTWVAGAATRVREAVAA